The Penaeus vannamei isolate JL-2024 chromosome 39, ASM4276789v1, whole genome shotgun sequence genome window below encodes:
- the LOC113821117 gene encoding cuticle protein 21-like isoform X1, which produces MNTKIILVLAFAAVAAADKPSFSYGAPRVASRESFESFESTEAKYDFQWAVDHDDSGNDFGHQEARDNDNTQGSYYVHLPDGRLQKVTYFVDGDNGYIADVSYEGEARYDSVESREARRPVYSAPRPVYSAPRARVPDSRESLERPAPIPVRSRHFDSRESFEFRGLDSRESFHSDEDVRRHFG; this is translated from the exons ATGAACACTAAG ATCATCCTCGTGCTGGCcttcgccgccgtcgccgccgccgacaAGCCGAGCTTCTCCTATGGCGCCCCCAGG GTAGCATCCAGGGAATCCTTCGAGTCCTTCGAGTCCACTGAGGCCAAGTACGACTTCCAGTGGGCCGTCGATCACGacgactccggcaacgacttcggacaccaggaggcTCGCGACAACGacaacactcagggatcctactacgtgcacctccccgacggccgcctgcagaaggtcacctacttcgtggacggcgacaACGGATACATTGCCGacgtcagctacgagggcgaggctcgctaTGACTCCGTCGAGTCCCGGGAGGCTCGCAGACCCGTCTACTCAGCCCCCAGACCCGTCTACTCAGCCCCCAGAGCACGCGTCCCTGACTCACGCGAGTCCCTCGAGAGGCCCGCACCCATCCCCgtcaggtctcgtcacttcgacTCCCGCGAATCCTTCGAGTTCCGCGGCCTCGACTCCCGCGAGTCCTTCCACTCGGATGAGGACGTCCGCAGACACTTCGGTTGA
- the LOC113821117 gene encoding cuticle protein 21-like isoform X3 → MNAKIILVLAFAAVAAADKPSFSYGAPRVASRESFESFESTEAKYDFQWAVDHDDSGNDFGHQEARDNDNTQGSYYVHLPDGRLQKVTYFVDGDNGYIADVSYEGEARYDSVESREARRPVYSAPRPVYSAPRARVPDSRESLERPAPIPVRSRHFDSRESFEFRGLDSRESFHSDEDVRRHFG, encoded by the exons ATCATCCTCGTGCTGGCcttcgccgccgtcgccgccgccgacaAGCCGAGCTTCTCCTATGGCGCCCCCAGG GTAGCATCCAGGGAATCCTTCGAGTCCTTCGAGTCCACTGAGGCCAAGTACGACTTCCAGTGGGCCGTCGATCACGacgactccggcaacgacttcggacaccaggaggcTCGCGACAACGacaacactcagggatcctactacgtgcacctccccgacggccgcctgcagaaggtcacctacttcgtggacggcgacaACGGATACATTGCCGacgtcagctacgagggcgaggctcgctaTGACTCCGTCGAGTCCCGGGAGGCTCGCAGACCCGTCTACTCAGCCCCCAGACCCGTCTACTCAGCCCCCAGAGCACGCGTCCCTGACTCACGCGAGTCCCTCGAGAGGCCCGCACCCATCCCCgtcaggtctcgtcacttcgacTCCCGCGAATCCTTCGAGTTCCGCGGCCTCGACTCCCGCGAGTCCTTCCACTCGGATGAGGACGTCCGCAGACACTTCGGTTGA
- the LOC113821117 gene encoding cuticle protein 21-like isoform X2, which produces MNTKIILVLAFAAVAAADKPSFSYGAPRVASRESFESFESTEAKYDFQWAVDHDDSGNDFGHQEARDNDNTQGSYYVHLPDGRLQKVTYFVDGDNGYIADVSYEGEARYDSVESREARRPVYSAPRPVYSAPRARVPDSRESLERPAPIPVRSRHFDSRESFEFRGLDSRESFHSDEDVRRHFG; this is translated from the exons ATCATCCTCGTGCTGGCcttcgccgccgtcgccgccgccgacaAGCCGAGCTTCTCCTATGGCGCCCCCAGG GTAGCATCCAGGGAATCCTTCGAGTCCTTCGAGTCCACTGAGGCCAAGTACGACTTCCAGTGGGCCGTCGATCACGacgactccggcaacgacttcggacaccaggaggcTCGCGACAACGacaacactcagggatcctactacgtgcacctccccgacggccgcctgcagaaggtcacctacttcgtggacggcgacaACGGATACATTGCCGacgtcagctacgagggcgaggctcgctaTGACTCCGTCGAGTCCCGGGAGGCTCGCAGACCCGTCTACTCAGCCCCCAGACCCGTCTACTCAGCCCCCAGAGCACGCGTCCCTGACTCACGCGAGTCCCTCGAGAGGCCCGCACCCATCCCCgtcaggtctcgtcacttcgacTCCCGCGAATCCTTCGAGTTCCGCGGCCTCGACTCCCGCGAGTCCTTCCACTCGGATGAGGACGTCCGCAGACACTTCGGTTGA